One Fusobacterium nucleatum genomic window carries:
- a CDS encoding YbgA family protein: protein MRHKDIRRECEELWAKNKYFVLSKSHKTYLEIRGYLKGTELDILWLNEKIQETRDMKESKKDFSNAVLHIWGYFKKDASTIEKQVLFDTLNEYMEGKNNQKVVIECINILLKKYPNEYLEKSILLTGEQYEIMA from the coding sequence ATGAGACACAAAGATATAAGGAGAGAATGTGAAGAGTTATGGGCAAAAAATAAATATTTTGTATTAAGCAAATCGCATAAAACATATCTGGAGATAAGAGGGTACTTGAAAGGAACAGAATTGGATATTTTATGGCTAAATGAAAAAATACAGGAAACAAGAGATATGAAGGAGAGTAAAAAAGATTTTAGTAATGCTGTTCTTCACATATGGGGATATTTCAAAAAAGATGCAAGTACAATTGAAAAACAGGTATTATTTGATACATTAAATGAATATATGGAAGGGAAAAATAATCAGAAGGTTGTAATTGAATGCATTAACATTTTACTAAAGAAATATCCTAATGAATATTTAGAAAAATCAATTTTGTTAACAGGA
- a CDS encoding DUF3592 domain-containing protein yields the protein MSNRLGILLSAGIFFIFASVFLIIAEISKRISENKIENFQGEVEGEVLEVIKSGKDGIGGKLLDTFVVYQYEVNKHKYIVKPYILLKNVVINQRYFDSENVTCITYMGTHGMSRQTKYHVGEKITVKYNLENPKKHEILNDKDKMFAYKGFKIAGSLIMLVPLILVIISFFIKTS from the coding sequence ATGAGTAACAGATTAGGAATTTTATTATCTGCTGGAATATTTTTTATATTTGCAAGTGTATTTTTAATCATTGCTGAGATAAGTAAAAGAATATCAGAAAATAAAATAGAGAATTTTCAAGGAGAAGTAGAGGGAGAAGTTTTAGAAGTTATAAAATCTGGAAAAGATGGAATTGGTGGAAAATTATTAGATACTTTTGTTGTATATCAATATGAAGTAAATAAACATAAATATATTGTTAAACCTTATATTTTGTTGAAAAATGTAGTTATAAATCAAAGATATTTTGACTCTGAGAATGTTACTTGTATTACCTATATGGGAACTCATGGTATGAGCAGACAAACAAAATATCATGTAGGAGAAAAGATAACAGTAAAATATAATCTTGAAAATCCTAAAAAGCATGAAATTCTTAATGACAAAGATAAAATGTTTGCATATAAGGGATTTAAAATAGCGGGAAGTTTGATTATGTTAGTTCCACTTATTTTGGTTATTATTTCATTTTTTATAAAAACAAGTTGA
- a CDS encoding DUF1963 domain-containing protein: protein MEEIKKEKSEFIKIKAKEIREKIARTCTEFETKKFDYDDESKISWIGRVFLCKENEIEERPKDNNGRTMYPVAQFYLANLPYLPETLKKFEYITVFMGEDFPEYNEEDEGVSKNGDGWILRTYTKDDILVKNEYLRDDNICPDSYPLIAKLNDKDFPVWDGGGLDFEVEDEICELEEEYDEELDKEKNEEDILDYYSDIATNHSYLHKFGGYPSYCQPGLGLEAIKDYHFVFQISSDEVARYNIVDSGSLMFFYNENEDKWVMYYDFY from the coding sequence ATGGAAGAAATAAAAAAAGAAAAATCAGAATTTATAAAAATAAAAGCAAAAGAAATAAGAGAAAAAATTGCAAGAACTTGTACAGAGTTTGAAACTAAAAAATTTGACTATGATGATGAAAGTAAAATTAGTTGGATAGGTAGAGTATTTTTGTGCAAGGAAAATGAAATTGAAGAAAGACCAAAAGACAATAACGGAAGAACAATGTATCCAGTAGCACAATTTTACTTAGCTAATCTTCCTTACTTACCAGAAACATTAAAGAAGTTTGAATATATTACTGTATTTATGGGAGAAGATTTTCCAGAATATAATGAAGAAGATGAAGGAGTTTCAAAAAATGGAGATGGTTGGATATTAAGAACTTATACAAAAGATGATATCTTAGTCAAAAATGAATATCTAAGAGATGATAATATTTGTCCTGATTCTTATCCTTTAATAGCAAAACTAAATGATAAAGATTTCCCTGTTTGGGATGGGGGAGGACTTGATTTTGAGGTAGAAGATGAAATTTGTGAATTAGAAGAAGAATATGATGAAGAACTAGACAAAGAAAAAAATGAAGAAGATATATTAGATTATTATAGTGATATTGCAACTAATCATTCATATTTACATAAATTTGGAGGATATCCTTCTTATTGTCAGCCAGGTTTAGGATTGGAAGCAATAAAAGATTATCACTTTGTTTTTCAAATTTCTAGTGATGAAGTAGCAAGATATAATATAGTAGACTCAGGAAGTTTAATGTTCTTCTATAACGAAAATGAAGATAAATGGGTAATGTATTATGATTTTTATTAA
- a CDS encoding cell division protein SepF: MADNIDIVFLKPTKFEDCMICAGYIKEDKIVSMNLSQLDDNDSRRILDYIAGAIFITKAEIVNVGNKIFCSIPSNRNFLNEMNKDTSHDDEEVEIVRG; the protein is encoded by the coding sequence ATGGCAGATAATATTGATATAGTTTTTTTAAAACCTACAAAATTTGAGGACTGTATGATATGTGCAGGTTATATAAAAGAGGACAAAATAGTTAGTATGAATTTAAGTCAACTTGATGATAATGATTCAAGAAGAATTTTAGATTATATAGCAGGTGCTATTTTTATTACAAAAGCTGAAATTGTGAATGTAGGAAATAAAATTTTCTGTTCTATTCCTAGTAATAGAAACTTTTTAAATGAAATGAATAAAGATACTTCTCATGATGATGAAGAAGTAGAAATTGTAAGAGGGTAA
- a CDS encoding bifunctional oligoribonuclease/PAP phosphatase NrnA translates to MKEFLEKFKEIKDTIEKNKNIILTAHVNPDGDAVGSGLGLFLTLKENYKNKNIRFVLQDSIPYTTKFLKGSKEIEIYDKDKKYSCDLLIFLDSATRDRTGETGKNIESKTTINIDHHVSNPEYGDIACVITYSSSTSEIIYNFIKYMEYKFSLSVAEALYLGLVNDTGNFSHSNVKVGTMQMATDLISMGVNNNYIVTNFLNSNSYQTLKMMGEALKNFIFYPEKKLSYYYLDHETMKKYNARKEDTEGIVEKILSYYEASVSLFLREEADGKIKGSMRSKYEINVNEVASLFGGGGHYKAAGFSSNLSANEILEIILKNI, encoded by the coding sequence ATGAAAGAATTTTTAGAAAAATTTAAAGAAATAAAAGATACTATTGAAAAAAATAAAAATATTATTTTAACAGCTCATGTGAATCCTGATGGTGATGCTGTTGGTTCAGGATTAGGTTTATTTCTTACTCTAAAAGAAAATTATAAAAATAAAAATATTAGATTTGTCTTACAAGATAGTATACCTTATACGACAAAATTTTTAAAAGGTTCAAAAGAAATTGAAATCTATGATAAGGATAAAAAATATTCTTGTGATTTATTAATATTTTTAGATTCTGCAACAAGAGATAGAACAGGGGAAACTGGAAAAAATATTGAAAGTAAAACAACAATAAATATTGATCATCATGTTAGTAATCCAGAATATGGAGATATAGCTTGTGTGATAACATATTCATCTTCAACTTCTGAAATTATCTATAATTTTATAAAATATATGGAATATAAATTTTCTCTTTCAGTAGCAGAAGCTTTGTATTTAGGATTAGTAAATGATACTGGGAATTTTTCTCACAGTAATGTTAAAGTAGGAACTATGCAGATGGCGACAGATTTAATTTCTATGGGAGTAAATAATAATTATATAGTAACTAATTTTTTAAATTCTAATTCATATCAAACTTTAAAAATGATGGGTGAAGCTTTAAAGAATTTTATATTCTATCCAGAAAAAAAATTAAGTTATTATTACTTAGACCATGAGACTATGAAAAAATATAATGCTAGAAAAGAAGATACTGAAGGAATTGTTGAAAAAATACTTTCATATTATGAAGCATCTGTTTCATTATTTTTAAGAGAAGAAGCTGATGGAAAAATAAAAGGAAGTATGAGAAGTAAATATGAAATAAATGTAAATGAGGTGGCTAGTTTATTTGGAGGAGGAGGTCATTATAAGGCAGCTGGCTTTTCAAGTAATCTTTCAGCTAATGAAATATTAGAGATAATTTTAAAAAATATATGA
- the hprK gene encoding HPr(Ser) kinase/phosphatase: MYTYTTVREIVESLNLEVLNEGNLDLKIDIPNIYQIGYELVGFLDKESDELNKYINICSLKESRFIATFSKERKEKVISEYMSLDFPALIFTKDAIIAEEFYYYAKKHNKNILLSNEKASVTVRKLKFFLSKALSIEEEYENYSLMEIHGVGVLMSGYPNARKGVMIELLERGHRMITDKNLIIRRVGENDLVGYNSKKREKLGHFYLEDIKGGYVDVTDHFGVKSTRIEKKINILIVLEEWNEKEFYDRLGLDVQYEDFVGEKIQKYIIPVRKGRNLAVIIETAALTFRLRRMGHNTPLEFLTKSQEIIQKKKKEREENMDTNRLPVTKLINEFDLEIKYGEDKVTSTYIKSSNVYRPSLSLIGFFDLIEEVTNIGIQIFSKIEFKFLENLCPSERVNNLKKFLTYDIPMIVLTVDANPPDYFFDLVKKSGHILAIAPYKKASQIVANFNNYLDSFFSETISVHGVLVELFGFGVLLTGKSGIGKSETALELIHRGHRLIADDMVKFFRDTQGDVVGKSAELPFFMEIRGLGIIDIKTLYGLSAVRLSKSLDMIIELQAIDSTDYMSAPSTHLYEDVLGKPIKKRILEISSGRNAAAMVEVMVMDHMSGLLGQK; the protein is encoded by the coding sequence ATGTATACATATACTACTGTTAGGGAAATAGTAGAATCATTAAATTTAGAAGTATTAAATGAGGGAAATTTAGATTTAAAAATTGATATACCTAATATCTATCAAATTGGATATGAACTTGTGGGTTTTCTTGATAAGGAAAGTGATGAGTTAAATAAATATATCAATATATGTAGTTTAAAAGAATCAAGATTTATTGCCACTTTTTCAAAAGAAAGAAAAGAAAAAGTAATTTCAGAATATATGAGTCTTGATTTCCCAGCCCTTATATTTACTAAAGATGCTATAATTGCAGAAGAGTTTTATTATTATGCTAAAAAGCACAATAAAAATATTCTTTTAAGTAATGAAAAAGCTTCTGTTACTGTTAGAAAGTTGAAATTTTTTCTTTCAAAAGCTTTATCTATTGAAGAAGAATATGAAAATTACTCTCTTATGGAAATTCATGGTGTTGGTGTCTTAATGTCAGGATATCCTAATGCTAGAAAGGGAGTAATGATAGAATTACTGGAAAGAGGACACCGTATGATAACAGATAAAAATTTGATTATACGGCGTGTTGGTGAAAATGATTTAGTTGGCTATAATTCAAAAAAAAGAGAAAAACTAGGACATTTTTATTTAGAAGATATCAAAGGTGGTTATGTAGATGTTACAGATCATTTTGGAGTAAAATCTACTAGAATAGAAAAAAAAATAAATATACTTATTGTACTTGAAGAATGGAATGAAAAAGAATTCTATGATAGACTTGGACTTGATGTACAATATGAAGATTTTGTTGGAGAAAAAATACAAAAATATATAATTCCTGTTAGAAAAGGAAGAAATTTGGCAGTTATAATTGAAACAGCAGCCTTGACATTTAGATTGAGAAGAATGGGGCATAATACTCCATTAGAATTTCTTACAAAATCACAGGAGATAATACAAAAAAAGAAGAAAGAGAGGGAAGAAAATATGGATACCAATAGGCTGCCAGTAACAAAATTAATAAATGAATTTGATTTGGAAATAAAATATGGAGAGGATAAGGTAACAAGTACATATATAAAATCTTCAAATGTATATCGTCCTTCTTTATCCCTTATAGGATTTTTTGATTTGATAGAAGAAGTTACAAATATAGGCATACAAATATTTTCAAAGATAGAATTTAAGTTTTTAGAAAATTTATGTCCTTCTGAAAGGGTAAATAATTTAAAAAAGTTTTTAACTTATGATATTCCTATGATAGTATTAACAGTTGATGCAAATCCACCTGATTATTTCTTTGATTTAGTAAAGAAAAGTGGACATATTTTAGCCATAGCTCCATATAAAAAAGCCTCTCAAATAGTTGCTAATTTTAATAACTATTTAGATTCATTTTTCTCTGAAACTATAAGTGTGCATGGAGTTTTAGTTGAACTTTTTGGATTTGGAGTATTACTTACTGGTAAAAGTGGAATAGGGAAAAGTGAGACTGCTCTTGAACTTATACATAGAGGACACAGACTTATAGCTGATGATATGGTTAAATTTTTTAGAGATACACAGGGAGATGTTGTTGGAAAGTCTGCTGAACTTCCATTTTTTATGGAAATTAGGGGCTTAGGAATTATTGATATAAAAACTTTATATGGTTTAAGTGCTGTTAGATTATCAAAAAGTTTAGATATGATAATAGAGTTACAAGCTATTGATAGCACTGATTATATGTCTGCACCTTCAACTCATCTATATGAAGATGTTTTAGGTAAACCCATTAAGAAGAGAATACTTGAAATCTCATCTGGAAGAAATGCAGCAGCAATGGTTGAAGTTATGGTAATGGACCACATGTCTGGATTATTAGGACAAAAATAA
- a CDS encoding bifunctional folylpolyglutamate synthase/dihydrofolate synthase, which translates to MEEKMNIDALLEELYAYSMFSIRLGLDNIKEICKYLGNPEKSYKVIHITGTNGKGSVSTTVERILLDAGYKVGKYTSPHILEFNERISFNDKYISNEDVARYYERVKKIINEHNVQATFFEVTTAMMFDYFKDMKADYVILEAGMGGRYDATNICDNIVSVITNVSLEHTEYLGDTIYKIAKEKAGIIKNCPYTIFADNNSDVRKAIEEATDKYVNVLEKYKDSTYSLDFNTFTTNILINGNKYEYSLFGDYQYKNFLCAYEVVKYLGIDENIIKEAVKKVIWQCRFEVYSKNPLVIFDGAHNLAGVEELIKIVKQHFSKDEVTILVSILKDKDRVSMFRKLNEISSNIVLTSIPDNPRASTAKELYDYVENKKDFEYEEDPIKAYNLALSKKRKLTICCGSFYILIKLKEGLNG; encoded by the coding sequence ATGGAGGAAAAAATGAATATTGATGCCTTACTTGAAGAATTATATGCTTACTCTATGTTTAGTATAAGACTTGGATTAGATAATATTAAAGAAATTTGTAAATATTTAGGAAATCCAGAAAAATCATATAAAGTTATACATATAACTGGAACTAATGGTAAAGGTTCTGTTTCAACAACAGTTGAAAGAATATTACTAGATGCAGGATACAAGGTTGGAAAGTATACTTCACCTCATATACTTGAATTTAATGAAAGAATATCTTTCAATGATAAGTATATCAGTAATGAAGATGTTGCTAGATACTATGAAAGAGTAAAAAAAATTATAAATGAACACAATGTTCAAGCTACATTTTTTGAAGTTACAACTGCTATGATGTTTGATTATTTTAAAGATATGAAAGCAGACTATGTGATTTTAGAAGCAGGCATGGGTGGAAGATATGATGCTACAAATATTTGTGATAATATAGTGTCAGTTATAACAAATGTTAGCTTAGAGCACACAGAATATTTAGGAGATACTATTTATAAAATTGCAAAGGAAAAAGCAGGAATAATTAAAAACTGTCCTTATACAATATTCGCTGATAATAATTCTGATGTAAGAAAGGCTATTGAAGAAGCAACAGACAAATATGTAAATGTTTTAGAAAAATATAAGGATAGCACTTATAGCTTAGATTTTAATACCTTCACAACTAATATTTTAATAAATGGAAATAAATATGAATATTCTCTTTTTGGAGATTATCAATACAAGAATTTTCTATGTGCCTATGAAGTTGTAAAATATTTAGGTATAGATGAAAATATAATAAAAGAGGCAGTTAAAAAAGTTATATGGCAATGTAGATTTGAAGTTTACTCTAAAAATCCATTAGTCATTTTTGATGGTGCACATAACCTTGCTGGTGTTGAAGAACTTATTAAAATTGTAAAACAACATTTTTCAAAAGATGAAGTAACAATACTTGTTTCAATTTTAAAAGATAAGGATAGAGTTTCTATGTTTAGAAAATTAAATGAAATATCTTCTAATATAGTTTTAACTTCTATACCAGATAATCCAAGAGCATCAACAGCTAAGGAATTATATGATTATGTTGAAAATAAAAAAGATTTTGAGTATGAAGAAGACCCAATAAAAGCATATAATTTAGCCCTAAGTAAAAAAAGAAAACTTACTATATGCTGTGGCTCTTTCTATATATTAATAAAATTAAAAGAGGGATTGAATGGATAA
- a CDS encoding 5'-methylthioadenosine/adenosylhomocysteine nucleosidase yields the protein MKIGIIGAMHEEIMELKNSMTNINEVQISNLKFYEGKLCSKDIVLVESGIGKVNAAISTTLLISHFKVEKIIFTGVAGAVNPEIKVTDIVIGTDLVESDMDVTAGGNYKLGEIPRMKSSYFKADPYLFTLAESVAIKLFGSDKVYKGRIISRDEFVASSEKVNKLREIFSAECVEMEGAAVAHVCEVMNIPFIVIRSISDKADDEAGMSFDEFVKIAARNSKSIVEGILSIIK from the coding sequence ATGAAAATTGGAATAATTGGTGCTATGCATGAAGAAATAATGGAATTAAAAAATTCAATGACAAATATAAATGAAGTACAGATTAGTAATTTAAAATTTTATGAAGGAAAACTTTGTTCAAAAGATATAGTTTTAGTTGAAAGTGGAATTGGAAAAGTTAATGCAGCAATTTCTACAACACTTTTGATATCTCACTTTAAAGTTGAGAAAATAATATTTACTGGTGTTGCAGGAGCTGTTAATCCTGAAATTAAAGTGACAGATATTGTTATTGGAACAGATTTAGTTGAATCTGATATGGATGTAACAGCTGGTGGAAATTATAAATTAGGAGAAATTCCTAGAATGAAATCATCATATTTCAAAGCAGATCCTTATCTATTTACTTTAGCAGAATCAGTGGCAATAAAATTATTTGGAAGTGATAAAGTATATAAAGGAAGAATAATTAGTAGAGATGAATTTGTTGCTTCATCAGAAAAAGTAAATAAACTTAGAGAAATATTTTCTGCTGAATGTGTTGAAATGGAGGGAGCAGCTGTTGCTCATGTATGTGAAGTTATGAATATACCATTTATAGTTATAAGATCAATTTCTGATAAAGCAGATGATGAAGCTGGAATGAGTTTTGATGAATTTGTTAAAATTGCAGCAAGAAATTCAAAATCAATAGTAGAAGGAATTTTATCAATAATAAAATAA
- a CDS encoding lysophospholipid acyltransferase family protein — translation MYYIQYIVARFFIFLLLLFPERLRFKFGDFLGTVAYKLIKSRRLTALINLRMAFPEKSEEEIEKIAKKSFKIMIKAFLCSLWFEKYLTNPKNIKIINQESMENAYKKGRGVMAATMHMGNMEASTVSAGEHKIITVAKKQRNPYINNYITRLRGKANYMEVIEKNEKTSKILISKLKEKKIYALFSDHRDKGAIVNFFGKETKAPSGAISMALKFEMPFVLVYNTFNEDNTITVYVTDEIELKRTDNFKEDVQNNVQYLINIMEDVIRKHPEQWMWFHDRWNSFREYKHSKQKKI, via the coding sequence ATGTACTATATACAATATATTGTAGCAAGATTTTTTATTTTTTTATTACTTTTATTTCCAGAAAGATTAAGATTTAAGTTTGGAGATTTTTTAGGAACAGTTGCTTATAAATTAATAAAAAGTAGGCGACTTACAGCACTTATAAATTTAAGAATGGCTTTTCCTGAAAAGTCAGAAGAAGAAATTGAAAAAATTGCGAAAAAGTCTTTTAAAATTATGATAAAAGCATTTTTATGTTCATTATGGTTTGAAAAATATTTAACTAATCCTAAAAATATAAAAATTATTAATCAAGAAAGTATGGAGAATGCCTATAAAAAAGGTAGAGGTGTTATGGCTGCAACTATGCACATGGGAAATATGGAAGCCAGTACAGTCTCTGCTGGTGAACATAAAATTATTACAGTTGCTAAAAAACAAAGAAATCCATATATAAACAATTATATTACAAGACTTAGAGGAAAAGCTAATTATATGGAAGTTATTGAAAAAAATGAAAAAACAAGTAAAATATTAATTTCTAAATTAAAAGAGAAAAAAATCTATGCTCTATTCTCTGACCATAGAGATAAAGGAGCAATAGTAAACTTCTTTGGAAAAGAAACAAAAGCACCTAGTGGAGCTATTTCTATGGCATTAAAGTTTGAAATGCCTTTTGTACTTGTTTACAATACTTTTAATGAAGATAATACCATAACAGTTTATGTCACAGATGAGATAGAATTAAAAAGAACAGATAATTTTAAAGAAGATGTACAAAACAATGTACAATATTTAATAAATATTATGGAAGATGTTATTAGAAAGCATCCAGAACAATGGATGTGGTTCCATGATAGATGGAATAGTTTTAGAGAATATAAACATTCAAAACAAAAGAAAATTTAA
- a CDS encoding YadA-like family protein: MNTITYSSPVFQTGVGTDSVVAGVENTADGDRSSAFGVSNTASGNYGSAFGISNTASGNYGSAFGFDNTASGDRSSAFGISNTVNGDRSSSLGYLNEVYGERNSAFGYLNEVRGNKSSAFGNSYKITGEQSGAFGVGEYDGGYNYVNEGNNSYMIGNKNKIASGSDNNFILGNNIAIGSGIQNSVALGNNSTVSSSNEVSVGSATQQRKITNVADGNVSATSTDAITGKQLYRVMQTSGALGIENLRNEVNEKINDVKNEVSGIGSLSAALAGLHPIQYDPKAPAQVMAALGHYRNKKSVAVGLGYYFNDRFMMSTGIAISGERKAKTMANIGFTVKLGKGSNVIYDETPLYTIQDEVKRLTVENNKQAKENQELKERVKNLEEKLEVLLKNK; this comes from the coding sequence ATCAATACAATTACTTACTCAAGTCCAGTTTTTCAAACAGGGGTTGGAACTGATAGTGTAGTAGCAGGAGTTGAAAATACAGCTGATGGTGATAGGAGTTCCGCTTTTGGTGTTAGCAACACAGCCAGTGGAAATTATGGTTCTGCTTTTGGGATTAGTAATACAGCTAGTGGAAATTATGGTTCTGCTTTTGGGTTTGATAACACAGCTAGTGGTGATAGAAGTTCTGCTTTTGGAATTAGTAACACAGTTAATGGTGATAGAAGTTCTAGTTTGGGCTATTTAAATGAAGTCTATGGTGAAAGAAATTCAGCTTTTGGATATTTGAATGAGGTTCGTGGTAATAAAAGTTCTGCTTTTGGAAATTCTTATAAAATTACTGGAGAACAATCTGGAGCTTTTGGTGTGGGCGAATATGATGGTGGTTATAACTATGTAAATGAAGGTAATAATTCATATATGATAGGTAACAAAAATAAAATAGCTAGTGGTTCAGATAATAATTTTATTTTAGGTAATAATATTGCTATTGGAAGTGGTATTCAAAATTCAGTAGCTCTTGGTAATAATTCTACTGTTTCATCTTCTAATGAAGTTTCTGTTGGTTCTGCTACTCAACAAAGAAAGATAACCAATGTAGCTGATGGAAATGTTTCTGCTACATCTACTGATGCTATTACTGGTAAACAACTATATAGGGTTATGCAAACTTCTGGTGCTCTTGGTATTGAAAATTTAAGAAATGAAGTTAATGAAAAAATAAATGATGTAAAAAATGAAGTAAGTGGTATAGGTTCTTTAAGTGCAGCTCTTGCAGGATTACACCCTATACAATATGATCCTAAAGCTCCTGCACAAGTTATGGCTGCATTAGGGCACTATAGAAATAAAAAATCTGTTGCAGTTGGTTTAGGTTATTATTTCAATGATAGATTTATGATGAGTACAGGAATTGCTATTTCTGGAGAAAGAAAAGCTAAAACTATGGCTAATATTGGTTTCACTGTAAAACTTGGTAAAGGGAGTAATGTTATTTATGATGAAACTCCTTTATACACTATTCAAGATGAAGTTAAGAGATTGACTGTTGAAAATAATAAACAAGCTAAGGAAAATCAAGAATTAAAAGAAAGAGTTAAAAATCTTGAGGAAAAATTAGAAGTGTTATTAAAAAATAAATAG
- a CDS encoding cobyric acid synthase, with amino-acid sequence MKKANLMIVGTSSGAGKSLFVTALCRIFYKDKYKVSPFKSQNMALNSYITKDGKEMGRAQVVQAEASGLEPDVNMNPILLKPSTMNKIQIIVCGKSIGNMSGVEYNKYKKNLIPILKETYSKIESENDIVVIEGAGSPAEINIKEEDISNFAMARIADAPVILVADIDRGGVFASIYGTIMLLKEEDRKRIKGIVINKFRGNKEVLKPGFEIIENLTGVKTLGVIPYTDIDIEDEDSLSEKYKSFKLNKNSNKIKISVIKLKHISNVTDIDALSIYDDVEIQFVSERSQIGNEDLLIIPGSKNTIDDLKWLKESGIAEEIIKKARTETIILGICGGFQILGNKVKDPYHIEGDIEELNALGLLDLETTMENEKTLVQYNGKLTVENGLLKALNNFEIKGYEIHQGITKGNEKNLTTDDRTIFVNRDNIIATYLHGIFDNKDFTDLLLNEIRKRKGLEEVNNNISYEEYKLKEFDKLEKLVRENVDIDEIYKIIGLK; translated from the coding sequence ATGAAAAAAGCTAATTTAATGATTGTTGGAACTTCATCAGGAGCAGGAAAAAGTTTATTTGTCACTGCACTATGTAGAATTTTTTATAAGGACAAGTATAAAGTTTCTCCTTTTAAATCACAGAATATGGCACTTAATTCATATATTACAAAAGATGGAAAAGAAATGGGGAGAGCACAAGTTGTTCAAGCAGAAGCAAGTGGCTTAGAACCTGATGTAAATATGAACCCAATTCTTTTAAAGCCATCAACTATGAATAAAATTCAAATAATAGTTTGTGGAAAATCTATTGGTAATATGTCAGGAGTTGAATACAATAAATATAAAAAAAATTTAATTCCTATTTTAAAAGAAACTTACTCTAAAATAGAAAGTGAAAATGATATTGTCGTGATTGAAGGAGCAGGAAGCCCAGCAGAGATAAATATAAAAGAAGAAGATATTTCAAATTTTGCTATGGCAAGAATTGCAGATGCACCTGTTATTTTAGTTGCAGATATAGATAGAGGAGGAGTTTTTGCTTCAATCTATGGGACAATTATGCTTTTAAAAGAAGAAGATAGAAAAAGAATTAAAGGTATAGTTATAAATAAGTTTAGGGGTAATAAAGAAGTATTAAAACCAGGTTTTGAAATAATAGAGAATTTAACAGGAGTCAAGACTTTAGGTGTTATACCTTATACAGATATAGATATTGAAGATGAAGATAGTCTAAGTGAAAAATATAAAAGTTTTAAATTAAATAAAAATTCAAATAAAATAAAAATTTCTGTAATAAAATTAAAACATATTTCAAATGTGACAGATATTGATGCCTTATCAATTTATGATGATGTTGAAATACAATTTGTAAGTGAAAGAAGTCAAATAGGAAATGAAGATTTATTAATAATTCCTGGTTCTAAAAATACCATAGATGACTTAAAATGGCTTAAAGAAAGTGGAATAGCTGAAGAAATTATAAAAAAAGCTAGAACAGAAACTATTATTTTGGGTATCTGTGGAGGCTTTCAAATTTTAGGAAATAAAGTTAAAGACCCTTATCACATTGAGGGAGATATAGAAGAGTTAAATGCCTTAGGGCTTTTAGATTTAGAAACTACTATGGAGAATGAAAAAACTCTTGTTCAGTATAATGGAAAATTGACTGTTGAAAATGGACTTCTAAAAGCATTAAATAATTTTGAAATCAAAGGTTATGAAATTCATCAGGGTATTACAAAAGGAAATGAAAAAAATTTAACTACTGATGATAGGACTATATTTGTAAATAGAGATAATATTATTGCCACTTATTTACATGGAATTTTTGATAATAAAGATTTTACTGATTTACTTTTAAATGAAATTAGAAAAAGAAAAGGTTTAGAAGAAGTTAATAATAATATTTCTTATGAAGAATATAAATTAAAAGAATTTGATAAACTGGAGAAATTAGTTAGAGAAAATGTAGATATAGATGAAATATATAAAATTATAGGCTTAAAATAG